One part of the Janthinobacterium sp. 17J80-10 genome encodes these proteins:
- a CDS encoding VOC family protein, with amino-acid sequence MKMLVDIDVPDLQKGIDFYCSAFDLRLKRTLDSDVAELEGGSSIIYLLQKSEGSKCAGAIPDIRKYSRHWTPVHIDFVVDDLGRAVERVIDAGAILETECISWRGSKCITFSDPFGNGFCLIEFENETYSDEIA; translated from the coding sequence ATGAAAATGCTGGTTGACATAGATGTGCCTGACCTTCAAAAGGGAATTGATTTCTATTGCTCAGCATTTGATTTGCGTCTTAAGCGCACACTGGATAGTGATGTGGCGGAGCTGGAAGGCGGATCTTCGATCATCTATCTTTTGCAAAAATCTGAGGGTTCAAAATGTGCAGGGGCTATTCCTGACATTCGGAAATATTCCAGGCATTGGACGCCAGTTCACATTGATTTCGTGGTCGATGATTTAGGCCGAGCTGTTGAACGTGTGATTGATGCCGGAGCCATACTTGAGACTGAATGTATTAGCTGGCGAGGCTCAAAATGCATTACGTTTTCCGATCCATTTGGTAATGGTTTTTGCTTGATTGAGTTTGAGAATGAAACATACAGCGATGAGATCGCATAA
- a CDS encoding cupin domain-containing protein, giving the protein MKASFADLLKKIPGPASEKWPGGERFVQALSHGSMTVELYAPAGHDPQAPHDQDELYFVVAGNSEFVLEDNRTHLATGDCVFVPAGAVHRFESFSSDFSTWAVFWGPNGGE; this is encoded by the coding sequence ATGAAAGCCAGCTTTGCCGACTTGCTGAAGAAGATTCCTGGGCCAGCGTCCGAGAAATGGCCGGGCGGCGAGCGATTTGTTCAGGCGCTTTCGCATGGCTCAATGACAGTTGAGTTGTATGCTCCAGCCGGCCACGATCCTCAAGCGCCACACGACCAAGATGAGCTGTACTTTGTGGTAGCGGGAAATTCGGAATTTGTACTCGAAGATAATCGGACGCATCTTGCCACCGGTGACTGTGTATTTGTTCCAGCTGGCGCAGTACATAGGTTTGAGAGTTTCAGCAGTGATTTTTCAACTTGGGCAGTTTTCTGGGGACCAAATGGTGGCGAATAA
- a CDS encoding GFA family protein produces the protein MKSYAGGCLCGEIRYQITADAGPSRVCWCRDCQRISSNGTVNVIFPSNAIKISGVPSRHEKTADSGNTVTRRFCSKCGSQLFSDSSGRPGLTVVRVGTLDEPSTIKPSTNIWVSSAPSWACVDQSLEQFKGPPASASTAKT, from the coding sequence ATGAAGTCATATGCTGGTGGTTGTCTTTGTGGCGAAATTCGCTACCAGATCACAGCTGATGCAGGTCCGTCCAGGGTCTGTTGGTGCAGGGACTGTCAGCGGATCTCATCCAATGGGACCGTCAACGTGATCTTTCCAAGCAACGCGATCAAGATTTCCGGAGTACCAAGCAGGCACGAAAAGACCGCCGACAGCGGAAACACGGTAACCCGTCGCTTCTGCTCCAAGTGCGGTAGCCAGCTGTTCTCTGATTCGAGCGGTCGCCCCGGCCTTACGGTTGTACGAGTGGGCACGCTGGATGAACCGTCAACCATCAAACCAAGCACGAACATTTGGGTTTCAAGCGCGCCAAGTTGGGCTTGCGTTGATCAGTCGCTCGAGCAATTCAAAGGCCCGCCCGCTTCGGCGTCAACGGCAAAGACGTGA
- a CDS encoding GNAT family N-acetyltransferase — protein MEIRKLKETELSELLALLEAKAEFDGCPESLRATEENLRDALFSDRPMAHALVAVINGTLVGMATYFSIFSTFIVKPGLWLDDLYVYEAYRGQGIGKALMEHLCKIADENACGRVDWLVSMHNESGQKFYESIGATISDKARLVRLSELEIKQLAAADV, from the coding sequence ATGGAAATTAGAAAACTAAAAGAAACTGAGCTGAGTGAGCTTCTTGCCTTGTTAGAAGCAAAGGCAGAATTCGATGGCTGCCCGGAGTCCTTACGCGCAACCGAAGAAAACTTGCGGGACGCATTGTTCTCTGATCGACCAATGGCGCATGCGCTGGTGGCCGTAATCAATGGCACCTTGGTCGGTATGGCAACGTATTTCTCCATCTTTTCCACATTCATCGTCAAGCCCGGCCTTTGGCTCGACGATTTGTATGTGTATGAGGCATACCGAGGGCAGGGCATCGGGAAGGCATTGATGGAGCATCTGTGCAAAATTGCAGATGAAAACGCATGCGGCCGCGTAGATTGGTTAGTCTCGATGCATAACGAAAGCGGACAGAAGTTCTACGAGAGTATCGGAGCGACGATCTCTGACAAGGCAAGACTTGTTCGGCTCTCTGAATTGGAAATTAAACAGTTGGCGGCGGCAGATGTATAA
- a CDS encoding VF530 family protein, translated as MKCEKQNNPLHGVTLESVVVRLVDHYGWDELANRISINCFKNDPSVKSSLKFLRKTPWAREQVENLYLSSFAVRSEPKNA; from the coding sequence ATGAAATGCGAGAAACAGAATAACCCATTGCATGGAGTCACTCTTGAGAGTGTCGTCGTGAGACTGGTTGATCACTACGGCTGGGATGAGCTTGCTAATAGAATTAGTATCAATTGTTTTAAAAATGATCCGTCTGTGAAATCCAGCCTGAAATTTCTTCGGAAAACTCCTTGGGCTAGAGAGCAAGTGGAGAACCTGTACCTCTCTTCATTTGCAGTACGAAGCGAGCCAAAAAATGCATAG
- a CDS encoding DUF4260 domain-containing protein, whose amino-acid sequence MSGEVTGGVRVILRLEGLVVLAAVLLAYSKFGNGWEVFAIFFLLPDLSFLGYLMGPRVGAAAYNFAHSYIGAVACLTGGLLLSLPLLLTAGLIWCAHIGFDRVLGYGLKYQTGFGFTHFGRIGRHA is encoded by the coding sequence ATGTCCGGTGAAGTAACGGGCGGTGTTCGAGTAATCCTTCGGCTTGAAGGGTTGGTGGTTCTTGCTGCGGTCTTACTTGCTTATTCCAAGTTTGGAAATGGTTGGGAAGTCTTTGCAATTTTCTTCTTGCTACCTGACCTTTCGTTTTTAGGCTATCTGATGGGGCCAAGAGTAGGTGCAGCCGCCTATAATTTTGCGCACTCGTATATCGGTGCAGTTGCGTGTCTAACCGGCGGCTTATTGCTTTCCTTGCCACTGTTACTAACTGCCGGCTTGATTTGGTGTGCCCATATTGGATTTGATCGCGTGCTTGGCTATGGCCTCAAATATCAAACAGGATTTGGTTTTACGCATTTCGGGCGGATTGGTCGACATGCGTAA
- a CDS encoding cold shock and DUF1294 domain-containing protein, which yields MRYQGKITTWKDGQGFGFISPNGGGPPVFVHIKKFTNSMRRPVVGEIVTYEVTRNEKGQPRAEHVAFNDDRVRLHKAKSNETPPLSIAALFLAFVAASALLGKLPVFLLGLYFVASAATYAAYWADKSAAKSGQWRIRESTLHLVGLVGGWPGALIAQRIFRHKSRKLSFQIVFWICVFLNCGTLGWLFSSSGARAFHAFLGAL from the coding sequence ATGCGATATCAGGGAAAAATCACTACATGGAAGGATGGCCAGGGATTTGGGTTCATCAGTCCAAATGGCGGCGGACCTCCAGTTTTCGTCCATATCAAAAAATTTACAAACAGTATGCGCCGCCCTGTTGTAGGCGAGATCGTTACCTATGAGGTAACACGGAATGAAAAGGGACAGCCGCGCGCTGAACATGTTGCGTTTAATGATGATCGTGTTCGCCTCCATAAGGCAAAAAGTAATGAAACGCCGCCGCTATCCATTGCTGCCCTGTTTCTTGCTTTTGTTGCAGCCTCTGCACTACTAGGAAAACTGCCAGTCTTCCTCCTGGGGCTGTATTTTGTTGCGAGTGCCGCCACCTACGCCGCTTACTGGGCGGATAAATCTGCGGCCAAATCTGGCCAATGGAGAATCAGGGAAAGCACACTGCATCTAGTCGGCCTGGTCGGCGGTTGGCCAGGTGCATTAATTGCACAGCGTATTTTTCGGCACAAATCGAGAAAGCTATCTTTTCAGATCGTCTTTTGGATATGCGTTTTCCTTAACTGCGGCACACTCGGTTGGCTATTCTCGTCGTCTGGCGCCCGGGCCTTCCATGCATTTTTGGGGGCTTTGTGA
- a CDS encoding class I SAM-dependent methyltransferase gives MEPSLLGTKYDKIAQWWHERHVNSSYGVTQFERALRFTSREGKALDVGCGAGGRFVRILQSHDFAVTGLDVSKEMIRLARMNHPEHTFLHQDICTWETDEKFNFILAWDSIFHLPFEMQQPVVSKLCSLLATGGILMYSFGDAHGEHTDHWHNDTFYYSSIGISENLQLLMRNGLKILHLELDQYPENHVYTIAAKP, from the coding sequence ATGGAACCATCGCTCCTTGGAACGAAATACGACAAGATTGCCCAGTGGTGGCATGAGCGCCATGTCAATTCCTCGTATGGCGTCACGCAGTTTGAAAGGGCCTTGCGATTTACTTCCCGGGAAGGCAAGGCATTAGACGTAGGGTGTGGCGCAGGAGGACGATTTGTCCGCATTTTGCAAAGCCATGACTTTGCTGTCACCGGCCTTGACGTCTCGAAGGAGATGATCCGTTTGGCCAGGATGAATCACCCAGAGCACACTTTCTTGCATCAGGATATTTGCACGTGGGAGACCGATGAAAAATTCAACTTTATCCTTGCCTGGGACAGTATTTTTCATTTGCCGTTTGAAATGCAGCAGCCTGTTGTTTCCAAGTTATGCAGTCTATTGGCTACCGGAGGAATCCTGATGTATAGCTTTGGTGACGCGCATGGTGAACATACGGATCATTGGCACAACGATACTTTTTATTATAGTTCGATAGGAATATCCGAAAATCTACAGCTGCTGATGCGCAATGGATTAAAGATCTTGCACCTTGAGCTAGACCAGTATCCAGAAAATCATGTCTATACAATTGCTGCCAAGCCTTAA
- a CDS encoding DUF5985 family protein — protein MQLNAILTGAIIMVSLTVSLFFLRFWKSTRDKFFLYFAISFALEAVNRIVLGMSVTQNEETPAFYLIRLVSYALILFAILEKNKRHGKK, from the coding sequence ATGCAACTGAATGCGATATTAACCGGCGCCATTATCATGGTGTCCCTGACTGTCAGCCTGTTTTTTCTTCGTTTCTGGAAAAGCACGCGCGATAAATTTTTCCTGTACTTTGCAATTTCATTTGCGCTGGAGGCGGTGAACCGGATCGTGCTAGGCATGTCAGTCACTCAAAATGAGGAAACACCTGCCTTTTATCTGATCAGGCTAGTGTCTTATGCGCTGATCCTGTTTGCGATTCTGGAAAAGAACAAGCGGCACGGAAAAAAATGA
- a CDS encoding DUF5985 family protein, whose protein sequence is MAASIIYMLCALTAFACACLILRSYLRSRLRLLLWSGLCFCGLFINNVMLVIDRLLTGPEVDLSTGRLAVALVALLPLLFGLIWVEE, encoded by the coding sequence ATGGCAGCTTCGATTATCTACATGCTTTGTGCGCTGACTGCGTTCGCCTGCGCGTGCCTGATCCTGCGCAGTTACTTGCGCAGTCGCCTGCGCTTGTTGCTCTGGAGCGGTTTGTGCTTTTGCGGGCTCTTTATTAACAATGTCATGCTCGTGATCGATCGTCTCCTGACCGGGCCTGAAGTCGATTTATCCACTGGGCGCCTGGCAGTGGCCCTGGTCGCGCTGCTCCCGCTGCTATTTGGACTGATCTGGGTGGAAGAGTGA
- a CDS encoding response regulator, protein MTNHDYLEHVPTVLVVNDDPGSLLGLVALLSQWQEELAFKVISARSGAEALKQVLLHDFAVILLDVNMPGMNGFETAEAIHSRKASASTPIIFLTAYLADEMNRLRGYEQGAVDYLFTPIIPQILKAKLSVFVGLARKKLELKSQASILDKRTQELTTINALLEAEIDKRKTAEHKNKTTEEFLAMLGHELRNPLSAINGAAILLSLDGIGQQQTIAAKEIIRRQSTQLTSIVDDLLDLSRVMLGKISLTRRPTNFAQIVHRCIETLTIAGRTRHHTLTVVADEVHIEADATRIEQVVTNLLDNALKYTPNGGEIHVELRAAGDEAMLSVSDSGIGMSPDLLTRIFDIFSQGERSLDRPQGGLGIGLSLVRQLVLLHDGDVTADSQGSGTGSRFTIRLPRSEEVTSNLATLRPNSPAATYSILLIEDNDDARSIMAAMLSTLGHRTLTAANGACGIEIAAAELPDIVLIDIGMPDMNGYEVAQKLRAMPKTCALKLIALTGYGLADDKVKAIEAGFDMHLVKPVSLDALNNAFNQCLSTSAA, encoded by the coding sequence GTGACGAATCACGATTATTTAGAACACGTCCCAACTGTTCTCGTCGTCAATGATGACCCGGGCAGTCTGTTAGGCTTGGTTGCCTTGCTGTCGCAATGGCAGGAAGAACTCGCTTTCAAGGTCATTTCGGCACGTTCGGGCGCCGAAGCGTTGAAGCAAGTCTTGCTGCATGATTTCGCCGTCATTCTCCTGGATGTCAATATGCCCGGCATGAACGGCTTTGAAACTGCCGAGGCAATTCATTCCCGGAAGGCTTCAGCTTCGACCCCCATCATCTTTTTGACCGCCTATCTGGCCGATGAGATGAACCGGTTAAGGGGCTACGAGCAGGGCGCCGTCGATTACCTGTTCACGCCGATCATCCCACAGATCCTGAAGGCGAAGCTATCGGTGTTTGTTGGCCTGGCCAGGAAAAAACTCGAACTCAAAAGCCAGGCCAGCATTTTAGACAAGCGTACGCAAGAACTCACCACCATCAATGCGCTGCTTGAAGCTGAAATAGATAAACGCAAGACCGCTGAGCACAAAAACAAGACCACCGAAGAGTTTTTGGCAATGCTGGGTCACGAGTTGCGCAACCCGCTCAGCGCCATCAATGGCGCGGCAATACTTCTCAGCCTCGACGGGATCGGGCAGCAGCAGACGATCGCTGCAAAGGAAATCATTCGCCGCCAAAGTACGCAACTCACAAGCATTGTTGACGACTTGCTGGATTTAAGCCGGGTCATGTTAGGCAAGATATCGCTGACCAGGCGCCCAACAAATTTTGCGCAAATAGTTCACAGGTGCATCGAAACACTGACAATTGCCGGGCGCACCCGGCACCATACGTTGACAGTGGTTGCCGACGAAGTCCATATCGAAGCCGATGCAACGCGCATCGAACAAGTCGTAACCAATCTCCTGGATAACGCACTGAAATACACGCCGAACGGCGGAGAAATCCATGTCGAACTGAGGGCAGCCGGCGACGAAGCCATGCTCTCGGTCAGTGACTCCGGAATCGGCATGTCGCCTGACCTGCTCACCCGGATATTCGATATTTTTAGCCAAGGCGAGCGGTCACTTGACCGCCCGCAGGGTGGCCTGGGCATCGGCCTATCCCTGGTCCGTCAACTCGTGCTTCTGCATGACGGCGACGTAACCGCAGACAGTCAGGGAAGCGGCACCGGCAGCAGGTTTACCATTCGGCTGCCAAGGAGTGAAGAGGTAACGAGCAATCTGGCAACGCTCCGCCCAAACTCCCCTGCCGCAACATATTCCATCCTCCTGATAGAAGATAACGACGATGCCCGATCCATCATGGCAGCGATGTTATCCACGCTCGGGCATCGAACGCTGACAGCAGCCAATGGGGCGTGCGGCATTGAAATTGCTGCAGCTGAATTGCCCGACATTGTCCTGATCGATATCGGCATGCCTGACATGAATGGCTACGAAGTGGCGCAGAAACTTCGTGCCATGCCAAAAACGTGCGCCCTCAAGCTCATCGCATTGACTGGATATGGCCTTGCAGATGACAAGGTCAAGGCAATTGAAGCCGGCTTCGATATGCACCTGGTAAAGCCTGTGAGCCTGGACGCGCTAAACAATGCGTTCAACCAGTGCCTCTCCACCTCTGCAGCTTGA